The proteins below are encoded in one region of Nakamurella flava:
- the speG gene encoding spermidine N1-acetyltransferase has protein sequence MTVRLRALERDDLPFVHLLSNDSSVMTYWFDEPFESLAELTDIYDRHIHDNRERRFVIELDDENRTSAGIVELVEIEPVHLTAEFQIIVAPWHQGRGHASTATDLALRYAFATLNLHKVYLIVDIENAGAIHVYEKNGFVVEGTLREEFFAAGRYRDALRMAILQRDYLNTSS, from the coding sequence ATGACCGTGAGACTGCGTGCTCTCGAGCGCGACGACCTGCCCTTCGTGCACCTTCTCAGCAATGACTCGTCGGTGATGACGTACTGGTTCGACGAACCGTTCGAGTCGTTGGCCGAGCTCACGGACATCTACGACCGCCACATCCACGACAACCGGGAACGGCGTTTCGTCATCGAACTCGACGACGAGAACCGGACGTCGGCCGGCATCGTCGAACTCGTGGAGATCGAACCGGTCCACCTGACGGCGGAGTTCCAGATCATCGTGGCCCCCTGGCACCAGGGGCGCGGTCATGCGTCGACGGCGACCGATCTCGCCCTGCGGTACGCCTTCGCGACCTTGAATCTGCACAAGGTCTACCTCATCGTCGACATCGAGAACGCCGGAGCCATCCACGTCTACGAGAAGAACGGTTTCGTCGTCGAGGGCACGCTTCGTGAGGAGTTCTTCGCCGCCGGGCGCTATCGAGATGCGTTGCGCATGGCAATCCTGCAGCGTGACTACCTGAACACCTCGTCCTAG
- the thrS gene encoding threonine--tRNA ligase has product MSSLPAVPAPSVASVKVPAGTTAGVAVREAGLAGTGAQAAIVVREGDGHLRDLSWAPDADTEVQVVTADTEDGRAVIRHSTAHVLAQAVQDKYPDAKLGIGPFIKDGFYYDFDVAAPFTPEDLSDLTKRMRKIIKSGQRFSRRPVSMEDARVELAGEPYKLELIELKGSGDAADAAEGASVEVGAGELTIYDNLHAHTGDRVWGDLCRGPHVPNTRYIPAFELTRSAAAYWRGSEKNPQLQRIYGTAWESAEALTAYQEWHAEAERRDHRKLGAELDLFSFPDELGSGLAVFHPRGGIIRKELEDYSRAKHIEAGYSFVNTPHITKGKLYEISGHLDWYADGMFPAMHLDAELDENGQVRKPGQDYYLKPMNCPMHDLIFRSRGRSYRELPLRMFEFGTVYRYEKSGVIHGLTRVRGMTQDDAHIFCTREQMRDELASLLRFVLDLLADYGLDDFYLELSTRNPEKSVGTDENWEEATDTLAQVAAESGLQLVADPGGAAFYGPKISVQARDALGRTWQMSTIQLDFNLPERFELEYTGSDGTKQRPVMIHRALFGSIERFFGVLTEHYAGAFPAWLSPVQVVGIPVAEVYADHLVDVVDRLRRKGIRAEVDLSDDRMQKKIRNHTTGKVPFLLLAGERDVEAGAVSFRFRDGTQLNGVPVATAVAAISDWVSGRVNTSPTADAFGPLLGAAADIEGPTGG; this is encoded by the coding sequence GTGTCGTCCCTGCCCGCCGTCCCCGCACCCTCCGTCGCGAGCGTGAAGGTCCCGGCCGGTACGACCGCCGGCGTCGCCGTTCGCGAAGCCGGCCTCGCCGGCACCGGCGCCCAGGCGGCGATCGTCGTCCGCGAGGGTGACGGCCACCTGCGCGACCTCTCCTGGGCGCCCGACGCCGACACCGAGGTGCAGGTCGTCACCGCCGACACCGAGGACGGCCGAGCCGTCATCCGGCACTCGACCGCGCACGTGCTGGCGCAGGCCGTCCAGGACAAGTACCCGGACGCCAAGCTCGGCATCGGGCCGTTCATCAAGGACGGCTTCTACTACGACTTCGACGTCGCGGCGCCGTTCACCCCCGAGGACCTCAGCGACCTCACCAAACGGATGCGGAAGATCATCAAGTCGGGGCAGCGGTTCTCACGGCGTCCGGTGTCGATGGAGGACGCCCGTGTCGAGCTGGCCGGCGAGCCCTACAAGTTGGAGCTGATCGAGCTCAAGGGCTCCGGGGACGCCGCCGACGCCGCCGAGGGCGCGAGCGTCGAGGTCGGCGCCGGTGAACTGACCATCTACGACAACCTGCACGCGCACACCGGGGACCGGGTGTGGGGCGATCTGTGCCGCGGCCCGCACGTCCCGAACACCCGTTACATCCCGGCGTTCGAGCTGACCCGCTCGGCCGCCGCGTACTGGCGGGGGAGCGAGAAGAACCCGCAGCTGCAGCGGATCTACGGCACCGCGTGGGAGTCGGCCGAGGCGCTGACCGCCTACCAGGAGTGGCACGCCGAGGCCGAGCGCCGGGACCACCGCAAGCTCGGCGCCGAGCTCGACCTGTTCTCCTTCCCGGACGAGCTGGGGTCTGGGCTCGCGGTGTTCCACCCCCGCGGCGGCATCATCCGCAAGGAGCTGGAGGACTACTCGCGGGCCAAGCACATCGAGGCCGGCTACTCGTTCGTCAACACCCCGCACATCACCAAGGGCAAGCTGTACGAGATCTCCGGTCACCTCGACTGGTACGCGGACGGCATGTTCCCGGCGATGCACCTGGACGCCGAACTGGACGAGAACGGGCAGGTGCGCAAGCCCGGCCAGGACTACTACCTCAAGCCGATGAACTGCCCGATGCACGACCTGATTTTCCGGTCGCGCGGGCGGTCCTATCGCGAGCTGCCGCTGCGGATGTTCGAGTTCGGCACCGTCTACCGGTACGAGAAGTCCGGTGTCATCCACGGTCTCACCCGCGTCCGCGGCATGACCCAGGACGACGCGCACATCTTCTGCACCCGCGAGCAGATGCGTGACGAGCTGGCCAGCCTGCTGCGGTTCGTCCTGGACCTGCTGGCCGACTACGGGCTGGATGACTTCTACCTGGAACTCTCGACCCGCAACCCGGAGAAGTCGGTGGGCACCGACGAGAACTGGGAGGAGGCCACCGACACCCTCGCCCAGGTGGCCGCCGAGTCGGGCTTGCAGTTGGTCGCCGACCCGGGTGGGGCCGCCTTCTACGGCCCGAAGATCTCCGTGCAGGCCCGGGACGCGCTCGGCCGCACCTGGCAGATGTCGACCATCCAGCTGGACTTCAACCTGCCCGAGCGCTTCGAGCTGGAGTACACCGGCTCGGACGGGACCAAGCAGCGGCCGGTGATGATCCACCGCGCGCTGTTCGGCTCCATCGAGCGGTTCTTCGGCGTGCTCACCGAGCACTACGCGGGGGCGTTCCCGGCGTGGTTGTCGCCGGTCCAGGTGGTCGGCATTCCGGTCGCCGAGGTCTATGCCGACCATCTGGTTGACGTGGTGGACCGTCTGCGGCGCAAGGGGATCCGCGCCGAGGTCGACCTGTCGGACGACCGCATGCAGAAGAAGATCCGGAACCACACCACCGGCAAAGTGCCGTTCCTGCTGCTGGCGGGGGAGCGCGACGTCGAGGCCGGAGCGGTGAGCTTCCGGTTCCGCGACGGCACCCAGCTCAACGGCGTGCCCGTCGCGACCGCAGTGGCGGCCATCAGTGACTGGGTGTCCGGCCGCGTCAATACCTCGCCCACCGCCGATGCTTTCGGGCCGCTGCTCGGGGCGGCTGCGGACATCGAGGGCCCGACCGGTGGGTGA
- a CDS encoding DUF4383 domain-containing protein: MTSAYRSITTGTPRRTAAQTVAAVVGVVFLLVGVAGFIPGVTTNYDQLTFAGHHSEALLLGIFQVSILHNIVHLLFGIAGLLMARTHGSARIYLIGGGVIYLLLMAYGFFVDQGSQANFVPLNSADNVLHLVLGVGMIGLGLVTGRQATATVPPSRGSATSA, translated from the coding sequence ATGACCAGCGCCTACCGATCCATCACCACAGGCACCCCGCGCCGCACGGCCGCCCAGACCGTCGCCGCCGTCGTAGGTGTCGTCTTCCTCCTGGTGGGTGTGGCCGGGTTCATCCCCGGGGTCACCACCAACTACGACCAGCTGACCTTCGCCGGCCACCATTCGGAAGCGTTGCTGCTCGGCATCTTCCAGGTGTCGATCCTGCACAACATCGTGCACCTGCTGTTCGGCATCGCCGGGCTGCTGATGGCGCGGACGCACGGGTCGGCGCGCATCTACCTCATCGGCGGTGGCGTCATCTATCTGCTGCTGATGGCATACGGCTTCTTCGTCGATCAGGGGAGTCAGGCCAACTTCGTCCCGCTGAACAGTGCCGACAACGTGCTGCACCTGGTCCTGGGCGTCGGGATGATCGGCCTCGGGCTCGTCACCGGACGGCAGGCCACCGCCACCGTCCCGCCGAGCCGCGGCTCGGCCACCTCCGCCTGA
- the pgsA gene encoding phosphatidylinositol phosphate synthase yields MLNSLARASVSKVTDPIGRGLLRSGLTPDLITIVGTIGVIAGSVALLATGHLFWGTMVVTFFVLMDLVDGAMARARGYGTDFGVVLDASCDRIADGAVFGALTFYAFGQGDTVLGVAGLLCLVTGQVISYVKARADSVDLPIGGALAERAERNILGLVGAGLAGLGVPYALDVALWLLAAAGIVTVVQRLVQVRQAAVRAAADPTRHRTGRPAL; encoded by the coding sequence ATGCTGAACTCCCTGGCCCGCGCGTCGGTGTCGAAGGTCACCGACCCGATCGGCCGCGGACTGCTCCGCTCCGGGCTCACCCCCGACCTCATCACCATCGTCGGCACGATCGGCGTCATCGCCGGATCGGTCGCTCTGCTAGCGACCGGGCACCTGTTCTGGGGCACGATGGTCGTCACGTTCTTCGTCCTGATGGACCTGGTCGACGGCGCCATGGCCCGGGCCCGCGGCTACGGGACCGACTTCGGTGTCGTTCTGGACGCCTCCTGCGATCGGATCGCCGACGGCGCCGTCTTCGGGGCACTCACCTTCTACGCCTTCGGCCAGGGCGACACCGTCCTCGGGGTCGCCGGGTTGCTCTGCCTGGTCACCGGTCAGGTCATCTCGTACGTCAAGGCTCGCGCCGACTCGGTCGACCTGCCGATCGGCGGCGCCCTGGCCGAACGCGCCGAACGCAACATCCTGGGCCTCGTCGGCGCCGGACTGGCCGGCCTCGGCGTGCCCTACGCGCTGGACGTCGCCCTCTGGCTGCTCGCCGCGGCCGGCATCGTCACCGTGGTCCAACGTCTGGTCCAGGTCCGACAGGCCGCCGTCCGCGCGGCCGCCGACCCGACCCGGCACCGGACCGGCCGCCCGGCCCTGTGA
- a CDS encoding serine hydrolase domain-containing protein: MSTVASSAPTSALPRTSPRSAGVASGGIERFLNVLESEPGIDPHSVMLLRGGSVVAEGWWAPYTPERVHLLYSLSKTFTSTAAGFAVAEGLFDLDDRLIDHFPEFADEITGPRSRAMRIRDALAMATGHHVDMIQTAVHTDPAEPVRGLLLHEPESDPGTWFTYNQLGTYSVAAILQKRAGCTLTEYLRPRLFDPLGIGPVGWQQYPDGRNIGFSGLHATTEAIAKLGLLHLRDGVWEGRQLLPAGWAEQVRERRVDSSREPNPDWAQGYGYQVWMARHGYRGDGAYGQFCVILPEQDVVLAATMATADMQQVLDAAWEHLLPALTDGPLDDAAAAVADDALGQRLAGLALAGSAGDPVPADWAGTYSGDGLTVAVTASGDQVTATIDDGTVEFTVPVGSGTRWEVVDPSTDDHTAHPPVAASGGLVGAGNWGMVAGQRVDADPTLRIDVLFLESPHRLVVEVSRSGRRAGVTAAWGTEPLRLTEEAFLSQGAPRPLG; encoded by the coding sequence GTGAGCACAGTCGCCTCCTCCGCGCCCACGTCCGCCCTGCCCCGCACCTCGCCCCGCTCGGCCGGGGTCGCGAGTGGCGGGATCGAACGGTTCCTGAACGTGCTCGAGTCCGAGCCGGGCATCGACCCGCACAGCGTGATGCTGCTGCGCGGCGGCTCCGTGGTCGCGGAGGGCTGGTGGGCCCCCTACACCCCGGAGCGGGTGCACCTGCTGTATTCGCTGAGCAAGACGTTCACCTCGACGGCCGCCGGTTTCGCCGTGGCCGAGGGGCTTTTCGATCTGGACGACCGCCTGATCGACCACTTCCCCGAGTTCGCCGACGAGATCACCGGGCCGCGTTCGCGGGCCATGCGGATCCGTGACGCGCTGGCCATGGCCACCGGGCACCACGTCGACATGATCCAGACCGCGGTGCACACCGACCCGGCCGAACCGGTGCGCGGGCTGCTGCTCCACGAGCCCGAGTCCGATCCGGGCACCTGGTTCACCTACAACCAGCTCGGCACGTACAGCGTGGCCGCGATCCTGCAGAAGCGGGCCGGTTGCACGCTCACCGAGTATCTGCGGCCGCGGTTGTTCGACCCGCTCGGTATCGGCCCGGTCGGCTGGCAGCAGTACCCGGACGGGCGGAACATCGGTTTCTCCGGGCTGCACGCCACCACCGAGGCCATCGCCAAACTCGGTCTGCTGCATCTGCGGGACGGGGTGTGGGAGGGCCGGCAGCTCCTCCCGGCCGGCTGGGCCGAGCAGGTCCGCGAGCGGCGGGTCGACTCATCGCGGGAGCCCAATCCGGACTGGGCGCAGGGGTACGGCTACCAGGTGTGGATGGCCCGGCACGGCTACCGCGGCGACGGCGCCTACGGCCAGTTCTGCGTCATCCTGCCCGAGCAGGACGTCGTTCTGGCGGCGACGATGGCGACCGCCGACATGCAGCAGGTGCTGGACGCCGCCTGGGAACACCTGCTGCCCGCCCTGACCGACGGCCCGCTGGACGACGCCGCCGCCGCGGTGGCGGACGACGCCCTGGGGCAGCGGCTGGCCGGTCTCGCCCTGGCCGGATCGGCCGGTGACCCCGTCCCGGCGGACTGGGCCGGGACGTACTCCGGCGACGGCCTGACCGTCGCCGTCACCGCATCCGGAGACCAGGTGACGGCGACGATCGACGACGGCACCGTGGAGTTCACCGTCCCGGTGGGCTCGGGGACGCGGTGGGAGGTCGTGGATCCCAGCACCGACGACCACACCGCGCACCCGCCGGTGGCGGCCAGCGGTGGCCTGGTCGGCGCCGGCAACTGGGGCATGGTGGCCGGCCAGCGGGTCGACGCCGACCCGACCCTGCGCATCGACGTCCTGTTCCTGGAGAGCCCGCATCGGCTCGTCGTCGAGGTCAGCCGTTCGGGTCGTCGCGCGGGAGTCACCGCGGCCTGGGGCACCGAGCCGCTGCGGCTCACCGAGGAGGCGTTCCTCAGCCAGGGAGCGCCCCGACCCCTGGGCTGA
- a CDS encoding HIT family protein, producing MLSGRCSGRLRTSRARPVGDPHLEPQDGIGVPDQLQRLWTPHRMAYVTGAEGGADAARAVDAAPVCPFCRIPGLSDEDGLIVARGEKVYAVLNLYPYNPGHLMVVPYRHIPDYTDLDDAELAEFSAFTRRALVVLRSVSAPHGFNIGINAGSAAGAGIAPHLHQHLVPRWGGDANFMPVIGQTKVLPQLLGDTRRLVAEAWSAQ from the coding sequence ATGCTTTCGGGCCGCTGCTCGGGGCGGCTGCGGACATCGAGGGCCCGACCGGTGGGTGACCCTCACCTGGAACCGCAGGACGGGATCGGCGTCCCCGACCAGCTGCAACGGCTGTGGACGCCGCACCGCATGGCCTACGTCACCGGGGCCGAAGGTGGAGCCGACGCCGCGCGGGCGGTGGACGCGGCGCCGGTCTGCCCGTTCTGTCGGATCCCGGGCCTGTCCGACGAGGACGGGCTGATCGTCGCCCGCGGCGAGAAGGTCTACGCAGTCCTGAATCTCTACCCGTACAACCCGGGGCATCTCATGGTCGTGCCCTACCGGCACATCCCGGACTACACCGACCTGGACGACGCCGAGCTGGCCGAGTTCAGCGCCTTCACCCGCCGGGCGCTGGTCGTACTGCGGTCGGTCAGCGCCCCGCACGGGTTCAACATCGGCATCAACGCCGGGTCGGCCGCCGGCGCCGGCATCGCCCCCCACCTGCACCAGCACCTGGTGCCCCGGTGGGGTGGCGACGCCAACTTCATGCCGGTCATCGGGCAGACCAAGGTGCTGCCCCAATTGCTGGGGGACACCCGGCGGCTGGTCGCGGAGGCCTGGAGCGCTCAGTGA
- a CDS encoding manganese catalase family protein, producing the protein MFFHRQELQHQATPERPDAVYARKLQEVLGGQYGEITVAMQYGFQSWNIHLPGKYRDLLYGIGAEEFGHVEMLATMIAQLLEKAPLGITDEAVQNDPTVAAVIGGTDLQHAIVAGAGARPVDSMGNPWSAGYITASGNLLADFTANANAEMQGRLQVARLYHMTDDHGVRDLLAFLLARDTMHQNQWLAAAQELRDEGLEGLPVPDNFPLGKEDRDVSYQYINFSNGQHASEGRWASGPTPDGKGEFSYVAEPPAGVPMPPPTHPDARLYGTTDVPNVVEKMAGRAQDALGRE; encoded by the coding sequence ATGTTCTTCCATCGTCAGGAACTGCAGCACCAGGCCACCCCCGAGCGGCCGGACGCCGTGTACGCCCGCAAACTCCAGGAGGTGCTGGGCGGCCAGTACGGCGAGATCACCGTCGCCATGCAGTACGGCTTCCAGTCGTGGAACATCCATCTCCCCGGCAAGTACCGGGACCTGCTGTACGGCATCGGGGCCGAGGAATTCGGGCACGTCGAGATGTTGGCGACGATGATCGCCCAGTTGCTCGAGAAGGCCCCCCTGGGCATCACCGACGAGGCCGTGCAGAACGATCCGACCGTGGCCGCCGTCATCGGTGGCACCGACCTGCAGCACGCCATCGTCGCCGGGGCCGGCGCCCGCCCGGTCGACAGCATGGGCAACCCCTGGTCGGCCGGCTACATCACGGCCAGCGGCAACCTGCTCGCCGACTTCACCGCCAATGCCAACGCGGAGATGCAGGGTCGCCTGCAGGTCGCCCGGCTCTACCACATGACCGACGACCACGGCGTCCGAGACCTGTTGGCATTCCTACTCGCTCGCGACACGATGCACCAGAACCAGTGGCTCGCCGCAGCCCAGGAACTGCGCGACGAGGGACTGGAGGGACTACCGGTGCCGGACAACTTCCCGCTGGGCAAGGAGGACCGTGACGTCTCCTACCAGTACATCAACTTCTCCAACGGCCAGCACGCCTCGGAGGGGCGGTGGGCCAGTGGACCCACCCCGGACGGCAAGGGCGAGTTCAGCTACGTCGCCGAACCGCCGGCCGGTGTGCCGATGCCGCCGCCCACCCACCCGGACGCCCGGCTGTACGGCACCACGGACGTTCCGAACGTCGTCGAGAAGATGGCCGGGCGAGCGCAGGACGCGCTGGGCCGCGAGTAG
- a CDS encoding DUF3291 domain-containing protein — protein MPDHQLAQLNIALPVEPLTSARLAGFVELLDPVNAAADAAPGFVWRLQTEDGDATAVRGFGDDALIVNMSTWSSLEALGAFVYGPFHVEVLRRRREWFERMREPFIVLWWVPAGHRPTVAEAEQRLEQLRANGPSPDAFTFQRPFPAPGSTEPARSDDDWFCGV, from the coding sequence GTGCCTGACCATCAGCTCGCTCAGCTCAATATCGCTCTCCCGGTCGAACCATTGACTTCTGCCCGGTTGGCCGGGTTCGTGGAGTTGCTCGACCCGGTGAATGCCGCCGCCGACGCCGCCCCGGGCTTCGTCTGGCGGTTGCAGACCGAGGATGGCGACGCGACCGCCGTCCGTGGGTTCGGTGACGACGCCCTCATCGTCAACATGAGCACCTGGTCGTCCCTCGAGGCGCTCGGCGCGTTCGTCTACGGCCCGTTCCACGTCGAGGTGCTGCGCCGACGCCGGGAATGGTTCGAGCGCATGCGTGAGCCCTTCATCGTGCTGTGGTGGGTGCCCGCCGGCCACCGGCCCACCGTCGCCGAGGCCGAGCAGCGGCTCGAGCAGCTCCGGGCCAACGGCCCGAGTCCCGATGCCTTCACGTTCCAGCGCCCGTTCCCGGCCCCCGGAAGCACCGAGCCGGCCCGTTCCGACGACGACTGGTTCTGCGGCGTCTGA
- a CDS encoding DUF3040 domain-containing protein, translating into MSLDENEQRQLDRIERQLRREDPTFAFTLDGGPDQKRRRQWRQLAGRLVGIGLVAMLIGLMAQDGLLSFGAIVLAYGSLSVAVGGVMMLRHRTHPSERSSAPDEGS; encoded by the coding sequence ATGTCGCTCGACGAGAACGAGCAGCGCCAACTGGACCGTATCGAGCGACAGCTCCGCCGCGAGGACCCGACGTTCGCCTTCACCCTGGACGGCGGCCCCGACCAGAAGCGTCGCCGGCAGTGGCGACAGCTGGCCGGGCGACTGGTCGGCATCGGCCTCGTCGCCATGCTGATCGGCCTGATGGCCCAGGACGGACTGTTGTCCTTCGGAGCCATCGTCCTTGCCTACGGGTCACTGTCGGTCGCCGTCGGCGGCGTGATGATGCTGCGGCACCGTACCCACCCCTCGGAGCGGTCGTCCGCCCCCGACGAGGGGTCGTAG
- a CDS encoding lipoyl protein ligase domain-containing protein: MTTAYGAGPIVVLAEDAPDADWEPWGTALRPAVGEERTSRPQPPTEGALWLHRTGRRAAFSRRDTLAPGYPAAAAACERHGFAPFVRPVGGRMAPYHADTLVIDLAAPDPLARNGIRERFEIMADAIVGGLRALGLDARVGEVPDEYCPGEFSVHAVSDRGARKLAGVAQRVNKWGSVVSAMLVVADPDPLRAVAVDAYAALEQPLDPASVGAVSDDRPDVSWSQVAAAVREELRDRIPVLR; encoded by the coding sequence GTGACCACTGCCTACGGTGCCGGGCCGATCGTCGTGCTGGCCGAGGACGCCCCCGACGCCGACTGGGAACCGTGGGGTACGGCGCTGCGCCCGGCCGTCGGTGAGGAGCGGACGAGCCGCCCGCAGCCACCCACCGAAGGCGCGCTGTGGCTGCACCGGACGGGTCGGCGGGCCGCGTTCAGCCGGCGCGACACCCTGGCCCCCGGCTACCCGGCGGCCGCGGCGGCCTGCGAACGGCACGGTTTCGCGCCGTTCGTGCGACCGGTGGGCGGCCGGATGGCCCCGTACCACGCCGACACTCTCGTCATCGACCTGGCCGCTCCTGATCCGTTGGCGCGCAACGGTATCCGCGAACGCTTCGAGATCATGGCCGACGCCATCGTCGGGGGTCTGCGCGCGCTGGGCCTGGACGCCCGGGTCGGTGAGGTGCCGGACGAGTACTGCCCCGGTGAGTTCAGCGTGCACGCGGTGAGCGATCGCGGTGCCCGCAAGCTCGCCGGCGTCGCGCAACGCGTCAACAAGTGGGGGTCGGTGGTCAGCGCGATGCTGGTGGTGGCCGACCCCGATCCGTTGCGGGCGGTCGCCGTCGACGCCTACGCCGCGCTGGAACAGCCGTTGGACCCGGCATCGGTCGGTGCCGTGAGTGACGATCGGCCCGACGTCAGCTGGTCGCAGGTGGCCGCGGCCGTCCGGGAGGAGCTGCGGGACCGGATCCCGGTCCTGCGGTAG
- a CDS encoding DUF2079 domain-containing protein — protein MPAAPPFVAAPVVPAAALASASAGAALDPWGPPGSARARRVAVLGVAVLAGLLYAVVSVLRHHQFKTTIDITIFQQAVANYAQLRAPLVLVKSQDPFWILGDHFSPVMALIAPLYRVWPSVVTLLLVQAALLAVAVWAVTGLAVRLLGGLGFAVGGAFALSWGMLKVVDFDVHEVGFTVAFLALACVALVEGRPRALMLWSAALLLTKEDSGLLVAGLGLALLVWGSRRLGVALVVAGGLAVLFTVGVLIPAFSYTGTWTYASNIGGDPSLVGTGLAMAGTVVRHLTEPRGWALLAALAATASLGLRSPVILVLLPTLAARFASSREVYLEMTFYYDAPLMVVCFVALAVAVRDRRLRRGTTAGQSRAWWSSAAGLATAAVCLLAVDVGVHTTEWPRTLAQSDQECPWCDDAHRLIDAVPDGERLIADVGLLGNAADRHPVLMANPEWEDSTHLPLRADWVILYRDSDQFGAGWARERERDLLAGGYAVVDTGSDLVLLHRPTTAGGAPGPRP, from the coding sequence GTGCCTGCCGCCCCGCCCTTCGTCGCCGCCCCTGTCGTTCCGGCGGCGGCCCTCGCCTCCGCTTCCGCGGGCGCGGCACTCGACCCGTGGGGCCCGCCGGGGAGCGCACGTGCCCGGCGCGTCGCCGTGCTGGGTGTTGCCGTGCTGGCCGGGCTGCTCTACGCCGTCGTGTCGGTGCTGCGCCACCACCAGTTCAAGACCACCATCGACATCACGATCTTCCAGCAGGCCGTCGCGAACTACGCGCAGCTGCGGGCCCCGTTGGTGCTGGTGAAGTCGCAGGACCCGTTCTGGATCCTGGGTGATCACTTCAGCCCGGTCATGGCGCTGATCGCGCCGCTCTACCGGGTCTGGCCGAGCGTGGTCACGCTGCTGCTTGTGCAGGCCGCGCTGCTGGCGGTCGCGGTGTGGGCGGTCACGGGGCTGGCGGTCCGGTTGCTCGGCGGGCTGGGTTTCGCGGTCGGCGGAGCGTTCGCGCTGTCCTGGGGGATGCTCAAGGTCGTCGACTTCGACGTCCACGAGGTCGGTTTCACGGTGGCGTTCCTGGCCCTGGCCTGCGTGGCCCTGGTGGAGGGTCGCCCCCGGGCGTTGATGCTGTGGTCGGCGGCGTTGCTGCTGACCAAGGAGGACAGCGGTCTGCTGGTCGCCGGTCTGGGCCTCGCCCTGCTGGTGTGGGGGTCGCGTCGGCTCGGCGTGGCCCTGGTGGTCGCCGGTGGTCTGGCCGTGCTGTTCACCGTCGGAGTGCTGATCCCGGCGTTCAGCTACACCGGGACCTGGACGTACGCCAGCAATATCGGGGGCGACCCGTCGCTCGTCGGGACGGGTCTGGCGATGGCCGGCACGGTCGTCCGGCATCTCACCGAACCGCGGGGCTGGGCCCTGCTCGCGGCGCTGGCGGCGACGGCATCGCTGGGGCTGCGCTCCCCCGTCATCCTCGTCCTGCTGCCGACGCTGGCCGCCCGGTTCGCCTCCAGCCGTGAGGTGTACCTGGAGATGACGTTCTACTACGACGCCCCGCTGATGGTGGTGTGTTTCGTCGCGCTCGCCGTGGCCGTCCGGGATCGCCGCCTCCGACGGGGCACGACGGCCGGACAGTCGCGAGCCTGGTGGTCGAGCGCCGCGGGGCTGGCCACCGCGGCGGTCTGTCTGCTGGCGGTCGACGTGGGCGTGCACACGACGGAGTGGCCGCGGACCCTGGCGCAGAGCGATCAGGAATGTCCGTGGTGCGACGACGCCCACCGGCTGATCGACGCGGTGCCGGACGGGGAGCGCCTGATCGCCGACGTGGGTCTGCTGGGCAACGCCGCCGACCGCCACCCGGTGCTGATGGCCAACCCGGAGTGGGAGGACTCGACGCACCTGCCGTTGCGGGCGGACTGGGTGATCCTGTACCGCGACAGCGACCAGTTCGGGGCGGGCTGGGCCCGGGAGCGGGAACGGGACCTGCTGGCCGGTGGATACGCAGTGGTCGACACCGGCAGTGATCTGGTCCTGCTGCACCGGCCGACGACGGCGGGCGGGGCCCCGGGACCCCGCCCGTGA